A genomic window from Triticum urartu cultivar G1812 chromosome 7, Tu2.1, whole genome shotgun sequence includes:
- the LOC125524328 gene encoding transmembrane 9 superfamily member 12-like: protein MAGALHSSCCPVLLLAVLLLTLSPGNAFYLPGSYMHTYSQGENIWAKVNSLTSIETEMPFSYYSLPYCRPPGGIKKSAENLGELLMGDQIDNSPYRFRVNVNESLFLCTTKGLNENDAKLLKQRARDLYQVNMMLDNLPVMRFAEQNGITVQWTGFPVGYTPAGSADDYIINHLKFKVLVHEYEGTNVEIIGTGEEGSAVISETDKKGMSGYQIVGFEVVPCSVKRDPEDFSKLNMHDNIEPVSCPVELRMSQVIRQQERITFTYDVEFVKSDIRWPSRWDAYLKMEAGAKVHWFSIMNSLMVILFLAGIVFIIFLRTVRRDLTTYEELDKEAQAQMNEELSGWKLVVGDVFREPTCPKLLCIMIGDGVQILGMSIVTIVFSTLGFMSPASRGMLLTGMIILYLFLGIVAGYVSVRLWRTIKGTSEGWRSLSWLTACFFPGVMFTVLTILNFVLWGSKSTGALPISLFFTLLALWFCISVPLTLVGGFLGTRAEQIEFPVRTNQIPREIPARKYPSWLLVLGAGTLPFGTLFIELFFILSSIWLGRFYYVFGFLLIVLLMLVIVCAEVSVVLTYMNLCVEDWRWWWKAFFASGSVALYVFLYSINYLVFDLRSLSGPVSAMLYIGYSFLMAFAIMLATGTIGFLTSISFVHYLFASVKID from the coding sequence ATGGCTGGGGCACTGCACAGTTCTTGTTGTCCGGTGTTATTGTTGGCTGTGCTCTTACTGACTTTGTCTCCAGGCAATGCATTCTACTTGCCTGGCAGCTACATGCACACATACTCCCAAGGTGAGAATATATGGGCAAAGGTTAATTCACTCACGTCCATTGAGACTGAGATGCCGTTCAGCTACTACAGTCTGCCATACTGCCGTCCACCTGGCGGCATCAAGAAGAGCGCCGAGAACCTGGGTGAGCTTCTCATGGGTGACCAGATCGACAACTCACCCTACCGGTTCCGTGTGAATGTCAATGAGTCCCTCTTCCTCTGCACCACAAAAGGGCTTAATGAGAATGATGCAAAGCTTCTGAAGCAGCGGGCCCGTGATCTTTATCAGGTGAACATGATGCTGGACAATCTGCCTGTCATGCGTTTTGCTGAGCAGAATGGTATCACAGTACAGTGGACTGGTTTTCCTGTTGGTTACACTCCCGCTGGTAGTGCTGATGATTATATCATCAACCATTTAAAGTTTAAGGTCTTGGTCCATGAGTACGAAGGAACAAATGTAGAAATAATCGGTACTGGAGAAGAAGGATCTGCTGTCATATCAGAGACGGACAAGAAGGGGATGTCTGGGTATCAGATTGTTGGTTTTGAGGTCGTGCCTTGCAGTGTGAAGCGTGACCCTGAGGATTTCTCTAAGCTTAACATGCATGACAACATTGAACCTGTGAGCTGCCCGGTGGAGCTTCGAATGTCCCAAGTGATCAGGCAACAGGAGAGGATCACATTTACCTATGATGTTGAGTTTGTGAAGAGTGACATCAGGTGGCCATCTAGGTGGGATGCTTATCTGAAGATGGAGGCTGGTGCCAAGGTCCACTGGTTCTCTATAATGAACTCCCTCATGGTCATCTTGTTCTTGGCAGGAATCGTCTTTATAATATTCCTGAGAACTGTCAGGAGGGATCTCACCACATATGAAGAGCTCGACAAGGAAGCGCAAGCACAGATGAATGAGGAGCTATCTGGGTGGAAGCTTGTTGTTGGAGATGTGTTCAGAGAGCCAACTTGCCCCAAGCTATTATGCATCATGATTGGTGATGGAGTTCAAATTCTGGGCATGTCAATTGTAACAATTGTTTTTTCCACACTTGGGTTCATGTCTCCAGCTTCAAGAGGAATGCTTCTTACCGGAATGATTATTCTCTATCTTTTCCTTGGTATTGTAGCTGGGTATGTCAGTGTTCGGCTATGGAGGACTATTAAGGGAACGTCTGAAGGATGGAGATCATTGTCATGGTTGACTGCTTGCTTTTTCCCTGGTGTCATGTTTACGGTCCTTACCATCTTAAACTTTGTGCTGTGGGGAAGCAAGAGCACTGGAGCTTTACCTATATCATTATTTTTCACCCTTCTGGCTCTGTGGTTCTGTATCTCTGTGCCGTTAACGCTTGTCGGTGGCTTCCTTGGTACAAGAGCAGAGCAAATTGAATTCCCTGTTCGCACCAACCAGATTCCTAGAGAGATCCCTGCACGGAAATATCCATCATGGCTTCTGGTCCTTGGAGCAGGCACGCTGCCATTTGGAACCCTGTTTATTGAGCTGTTCTTCATTCTGTCGAGCATCTGGCTTGGAAGGTTCTACTATGTGTTTGGCTTCCTGCTGATTGTCCTGCTGATGCTTGTCATTGTTTGCGCCGAGGTATCTGTTGTCCTTACATACATGAATCTCTGTGTTGAGGACTGGAGGTGGTGGTGGAAGGCTTTCTTTGCTTCGGGCTCTGTTGCGCTCTACGTGTTCCTCTACTCCATCAACTACTTGGTCTTTGATCTCAGAAGCCTGAGTGGTCCTGTCTCTGCAATGCTCTACATCGGCTACTCATTCCTCATGGCGTTCGCGATCATGCTCGCCACTGGAACCATTGGCTTCTTGACGTCAATATCCTTCGTGCACTACCTCTTCGCGTCCGTGAAGATCGATTGA
- the LOC125524329 gene encoding protein RAFTIN 1A produces the protein MARFLVALLAATLVAVQAGGQLGHAAPATAEVFWRAVLPHSPLPDAVLRLLKQPAAGVELHTEATSFVRDAEDRPPFDYRDYSRSPPDDEPSKSTGAASGARDFDYDDYSGADKLRGAASGAREFDYDDYSGADKLRGAASGAREFDYDDYSGADKLRGAASGAREFDYDDYSGADKLRGAASGAREFDYDDYSGADKLRGATDEYKAPSSSLAGSGASMARGGKAETTTVFFHEEAVRVGKRLPFRFPPATPAALGFLPRQLADSVPFTTAALPGVLATFGVASDSATVASMEATLRACESPTIAGESKFCATSLEVLVERAMGVLGTRDIRPVTSTLPRAGAPLQTYTVRSVRPVEGGPVFVACHDEAYPYTVYRCHTTGPSRAYMVDMEDARDGDAVTIATVCHTDTSLWNPKHVSFKLLGTKPGGTPVCHLMPYGHIIWAKNVKRSPA, from the exons ATGGCGCGCTTCCTCGTCGCCCTCCTCGCCGCCACCCTGGTCGCG GTTCAGGCTGGAGGGCAGCTGGGCCACGCGGCGCCGGCGACGGCGGAGGTGTTCTGGCGCGCCGTGCTGCCGCACTCGCCATTGCCCGACGCTGTTCTCCGCCTTCTCAAACAACCCGCAGCAG GTGTTGAACTGCACACAGAAGCCACCAGCTTCGTGAGGGATGCCGAGGACAGGCCCCCCTTCGACTACCGTGATTACAGCCGCTCGCCGCCCGATGATGAACCGAGCAAGAGCACCGGCGCCGCCTCCGGGGCGCGGGACTTCGACTACGACGACTACAGCGGGGCCGACAAGCTCCGTGGCGCCGCCTCCGGGGCGCGGGAGTTCGACTACGACGACTACAGCGGGGCCGACAAGCTCCGTGGCGCCGCCTCCGGGGCGCGGGAGTTCGACTACGACGACTACAGCGGGGCCGACAAGCTCCGTGGCGCCGCCTCCGGGGCGCGGGAGTTCGACTACGACGACTACAGCGGGGCCGACAAGCTCCGTGGCGCCGCCTCCGGGGCGCGGGAGTTCGACTACGACGACTACAGCGGGGCCGACAAGCTCCGTGGCGCCACCGATGAATACAAGGCGCCGAGCAGCAGCCTCGCTGGAAGCGGGGCGTCCATGGCTAGGGGCGGCAAGGCGGAGACGACGACGGTGTTCTTTCACGAGGAGGCGGTGCGCGTCGGCAAGAGGCTCCCATTCCGCTTCCCGCCGGCGACTCCCGCCGCGCTCGGTTTCCTGCCGCGCCAGCTCGCCGACTCCGTCCCGTTCACGACGGCCGCGCTGCCTGGCGTCCTCGCGACGTTCGGCGTCGCGTCCGACTCCGCCACGGTGGCCAGCATGGAGGCGACGCTGCGCGCCTGCGAGTCGCCGACCATCGCCGGGGAGTCCAAGTTCTGCGCGACCTCGCTGGAGGTCCTGGTGGAGCGCGCCATGGGAGTGCTGGGGACCCGCGACATCAGGCCGGTGACGTCGACGCTGCCCCGCGCCGGCGCCCCGCTGCAGACGTACACCGTCCGCTCCGTGCGGCCGGTGGAGGGGGGGCCTGTCTTCGTGGCGTGCCACGACGAGGCCTACCCGTACACCGTGTACCGGTGCCACACCACCGGCCCGTCCAGGGCGTACATGGTGGACATGGAGGACGCGCGCGACGGCGACGCGGTGACCATCGCCACCGTGTGCCACACCGACACGTCCCTGTGGAACCCGAAGCACGTCTCCTTCAAGCTCCTCGGCACCAAGCCCGGCGGCACGCCGGTCTGCCACCTCATGCCGTACGGGCACATAATCTGGGCCAAGAACGTGAAGCGCTCGCCGGCGTGA